One window from the genome of Microbulbifer sp. ALW1 encodes:
- a CDS encoding BatD family protein, with product MVVPAETIATPHRGHRLTGFPAEHAIKLLISLLLLLTSVTASAQDLTASVDRNELAINETFTLTLRYSGNQSGGQPDFNLLQQDFELLSRQQSNQYRVINGKAESFVEWTVVLAPLKEGKLFVPSLHLHGQVSDAIPMTINKAGESPAGNDRQAFLEVELDKDTLYVQEQLLVKVRLYTTVGLHDIATDPLQIAGAHVEKVDEQRFERRINGVGHAVYELTYAVFPESSGELQIPALNYVAVTGRRDPFSLFNRNAQRIRLRSEAKSVQVKPKPDSYSGSHWLPAASLGMVQSWSKDPEEFKVGEPITRIITLRAEGLRAAQLPPLPALDVEGLKTYPDQPQKEDQPSTSGITGSRIETTAIVATKPGDYQLPPITITWWDSKSGRQRATQLPAFRFHVSGAPLTNAAQPGKADTAPTTAPTTVPVEPGFWQKIAIAAIASHLLWIIYVFRSQKTINSRKKEKEPKKDLKLKEVELLSKIDGATPQEILSTLKEWHDKTHQEFKKSSTTEADYYSDNQELDRAISLLNDAIYKTPPKPINRQQLLILVNRLVNKKIKATPCDPGSSLPKLFGN from the coding sequence ATGGTAGTCCCAGCAGAAACAATCGCCACCCCTCACCGCGGACACCGGCTCACCGGTTTCCCTGCGGAGCACGCAATCAAGCTGCTGATTAGCCTGCTTCTACTGCTGACATCCGTCACCGCTAGCGCACAGGATCTCACCGCATCCGTGGACCGCAACGAGCTCGCCATTAACGAAACCTTCACGCTCACCCTGCGCTACAGCGGCAACCAGAGTGGCGGTCAGCCGGACTTCAACCTGCTGCAACAGGATTTTGAACTGCTATCCCGCCAGCAATCCAACCAATACCGCGTTATCAACGGCAAGGCGGAGAGCTTCGTAGAGTGGACCGTCGTGCTCGCACCACTGAAAGAAGGCAAGCTCTTCGTCCCTTCCCTGCACCTGCATGGCCAGGTCTCTGATGCCATCCCGATGACCATCAACAAAGCGGGCGAATCCCCCGCAGGTAATGACCGTCAGGCATTTCTGGAGGTAGAACTGGACAAAGACACACTCTACGTCCAGGAACAACTACTGGTAAAAGTCCGCCTCTACACAACTGTCGGGCTCCACGATATCGCTACCGACCCATTGCAGATTGCCGGTGCCCACGTAGAAAAGGTCGACGAACAGCGATTCGAACGCAGAATCAACGGAGTCGGCCATGCCGTCTACGAACTAACGTATGCCGTATTTCCGGAAAGCTCCGGCGAGCTGCAGATTCCCGCCCTCAATTATGTAGCCGTGACCGGCCGCAGAGACCCCTTCTCCCTGTTCAACCGCAACGCCCAGCGTATCCGCCTGCGCTCCGAAGCAAAAAGCGTCCAGGTCAAACCCAAACCCGACAGCTACAGCGGCTCTCACTGGCTGCCGGCAGCCAGCCTGGGTATGGTGCAGAGCTGGAGTAAGGATCCCGAAGAATTCAAAGTCGGGGAACCCATCACTCGCATCATTACATTACGGGCCGAAGGCTTACGCGCGGCGCAACTCCCTCCCCTGCCCGCGCTGGATGTCGAAGGACTCAAAACCTATCCGGACCAGCCACAGAAAGAGGATCAGCCGAGTACTAGTGGCATTACCGGCAGCCGTATTGAAACAACCGCGATAGTTGCAACCAAGCCCGGCGACTACCAATTGCCGCCGATCACGATTACCTGGTGGGATAGCAAGTCTGGTCGCCAGAGAGCTACGCAATTGCCAGCGTTCCGGTTTCATGTCTCGGGAGCACCTCTGACCAATGCAGCACAACCAGGGAAAGCTGATACAGCACCTACAACTGCCCCGACTACAGTGCCTGTCGAGCCCGGCTTTTGGCAGAAAATTGCTATTGCGGCAATTGCGTCACATCTCCTGTGGATCATTTATGTTTTTCGGTCACAAAAAACAATTAATAGCCGAAAAAAAGAAAAAGAGCCGAAAAAAGATCTGAAGCTCAAGGAGGTTGAGCTTTTGAGCAAAATAGACGGTGCCACCCCGCAAGAGATACTGTCTACGCTAAAGGAATGGCACGACAAAACTCATCAAGAATTTAAGAAGAGCTCCACAACTGAAGCTGATTATTATTCAGACAATCAAGAGCTGGATCGAGCTATCAGCCTATTGAATGACGCGATATATAAAACCCCACCAAAGCCGATCAATCGGCAGCAACTACTTATTCTGGTTAACCGCTTAGTCAACAAAAAAATCAAAGCTACTCCTTGCGACCCAGGCTCTTCACTACCCAAGCTCTTTGGTAATTAG
- the rfbB gene encoding dTDP-glucose 4,6-dehydratase: MLKEVPNGDHFCYRGAGFIGSAVVRHIIESTDDQVVNIDKLTYAGNLESLADVSQSPRYHFEQVDICNQEAFSRLLEKYHPTAIMHLAAESHVDRSIDGPSAFIETNIVGTYTLLEASRTYWKSLNEEEREKFRFHHISTDEVYGDLEGTDELFTEETPYAPSSPYSASKASSDHLVRAWGRTYGLPVIITNCSNNYGPFHFPEKLIPHVILNALAGKSLPVYGDGSQVRDWLFVEDHARALYTVVTRGEVGETYNIGGHNEKRNIEVVETICQLLEELAPTKPQGIQSYKDLITFVKDRPGHDLRYAIDASKIKNELDWAPSETFETGIRKTVKWYLENTIWWNNVLNGSYQLSRLGTEQEAIIE; encoded by the coding sequence ATCCTAAAGGAAGTACCAAATGGGGACCATTTTTGTTACCGGGGGGCCGGTTTCATCGGCAGTGCCGTTGTACGGCACATTATTGAATCCACAGATGACCAAGTAGTCAATATTGACAAGTTGACTTATGCGGGAAATCTGGAGTCACTGGCGGACGTGAGCCAATCCCCGAGATATCACTTTGAACAAGTAGATATCTGTAATCAGGAAGCCTTTTCTCGGCTTTTGGAAAAGTATCACCCTACTGCCATTATGCACCTCGCGGCAGAATCGCACGTAGACCGGTCTATTGATGGCCCCTCAGCCTTCATTGAAACCAATATTGTAGGCACCTACACCCTACTTGAAGCCTCGCGTACATACTGGAAGTCGTTGAATGAGGAAGAACGGGAAAAATTCCGCTTTCACCACATTTCAACAGATGAAGTTTACGGAGATCTCGAAGGCACTGATGAGCTCTTCACCGAAGAAACTCCTTACGCGCCTAGCTCCCCCTATTCCGCGAGTAAGGCCTCGTCAGACCACTTGGTCCGAGCGTGGGGGCGAACCTACGGCCTGCCCGTAATAATTACAAACTGCTCAAATAATTACGGACCTTTCCATTTTCCCGAGAAACTGATTCCGCACGTAATTTTAAATGCTCTCGCTGGAAAAAGCCTGCCTGTTTACGGCGACGGCTCCCAAGTTCGGGACTGGCTTTTCGTGGAAGATCACGCTCGTGCACTTTATACGGTTGTCACGAGAGGCGAAGTGGGAGAAACCTACAATATTGGCGGCCACAATGAAAAAAGAAACATTGAGGTCGTTGAAACCATTTGTCAGCTTCTGGAGGAATTGGCCCCCACTAAGCCTCAAGGTATTCAGTCTTATAAAGATCTAATTACATTTGTAAAAGATCGCCCCGGGCACGACCTGCGCTATGCAATTGATGCGTCAAAAATAAAAAATGAGCTCGACTGGGCTCCAAGCGAAACCTTTGAAACCGGTATTCGTAAAACAGTTAAGTGGTATCTGGAAAACACAATCTGGTGGAATAACGTTCTCAATGGGTCGTACCAGCTTTCCCGCCTGGGTACCGAGCAAGAAGCAATCATCGAATAA
- a CDS encoding NAD-dependent epimerase/dehydratase family protein, with the protein MKLLIGGSGFIGTAFQAHLDQQQQEYIAVSRAPRKSDDNLVSRDTFYSARFKAKIQAANSIFYLASATAPRNCQSISKEVETNVVEFQRYMEHALSVNPNLRIIYLSSGGQVYGTKIKARATEEQITAPETPYAIGKVMIEESIKYFARNNSVSYSILRPSNPIGSEQMNHRQGVIPALFNSAINNTPFKIVGNLQSARDYIHVADVCRAMSLAETFKGNEIWNVGSGLATTLEDIIKLVEQETKTKLNIENHSRLSSYKLDRIVLDSSKIEKDLGWKPHYSLMDAIRECSRAFQARPLKEKQLDLSAV; encoded by the coding sequence ATGAAACTATTAATCGGGGGCTCTGGTTTCATTGGGACTGCATTTCAGGCTCACTTAGATCAGCAGCAGCAAGAATACATCGCCGTTTCTCGTGCACCTCGCAAAAGCGACGATAACTTGGTGTCCAGGGATACATTTTACTCCGCCAGATTCAAAGCAAAGATCCAGGCAGCAAATTCAATTTTTTACTTGGCTTCTGCTACTGCCCCAAGGAATTGCCAATCCATATCGAAAGAAGTCGAGACGAATGTAGTTGAGTTTCAAAGATACATGGAGCACGCACTTTCCGTTAACCCAAACCTGAGAATAATTTACCTATCCTCGGGCGGCCAGGTTTACGGAACCAAAATTAAGGCGCGCGCAACCGAGGAACAGATAACCGCTCCGGAAACCCCCTATGCAATTGGCAAGGTAATGATTGAAGAGTCAATCAAGTACTTTGCCCGTAACAATTCTGTCAGTTATAGCATTCTACGCCCCAGCAATCCGATTGGTTCTGAGCAGATGAATCACAGGCAAGGCGTAATTCCGGCGTTATTTAATTCCGCCATTAACAATACCCCCTTCAAGATTGTAGGAAACCTGCAGTCAGCACGTGACTATATTCACGTTGCAGATGTATGCCGAGCAATGTCATTAGCGGAAACATTCAAGGGAAATGAAATATGGAACGTTGGCTCGGGATTAGCTACCACACTTGAAGACATTATAAAGCTCGTAGAACAAGAAACGAAAACAAAACTAAACATCGAGAATCATAGCCGGCTCAGCAGCTACAAGCTTGACCGTATAGTTTTGGATTCCAGTAAGATTGAAAAGGACTTAGGCTGGAAACCTCATTATTCACTAATGGATGCAATTCGTGAGTGCTCCCGAGCATTTCAAGCAAGACCACTCAAAGAAAAGCAATTAGATTTGTCAGCAGTATAA
- a CDS encoding glycosyltransferase, whose translation MHFNISIGALRVAKAYFPDLETVENGELWSVKLPCEVTHIPLFDAQLVQNELSETIGINTDLKSLFIHWLDAGRKRKLAPTRLFDESQYLEQYPDVKEAQMWAFEHFVLHGAKEGRSPNSSIPDCAPSHIVEEKYRNALLSTKDIEFLKSIIGFFQNEELKAAIRASNPESIINLLSQDENFSLLFNPSVYRKALLSEYPELHIPEGRELLHWVRNGRNLPVRFTPFFSLNYYREKNRDLSNLSDERLLQHYFNHGIHENRNGSSLFNADRYAAVNKLPHKTSSVLSALKGLRVESKGIATQAIYIDSETKLELLADLEQKNEALSERLLAPEIQEQLKKVEAYEPRVNFKGKGRSILQPMLNHPANDLYSADMAIFKSLPKTRYKAIMLIPHCRMSGAARVSGALAHVLAKQFGSENLCIVTTDGTTFEHPEWFPTDVTIFNFHEHTLHLASDAKIQALILLLRGVDTKFIYNVNSRLCWETLHAYGKQLKTLFSITSYLFCSDRTKSGLRTGYPQEFFTQTFPIHDWVFVDNQKLKDEIVQDHHLTGKYADKILVLRTPIHEKIGVATIRSQEGLKIRNRKRRVFWAGRFDRQKNFNLLLKIAQGMPDVEFWVWGKAVLDTPDQNLDEPRNIKPMGEYGDFSELPLEVCDVWLYTSLWDGMPTIMLDVASAGIPVVASAAGAIPELLSEFPEFLVPEQDIDEPAPYIEKIRYLLDHNEFAFGKAEELQGKAMAAYEQEIFSQAVVDTLSAGA comes from the coding sequence ATGCACTTTAATATCTCTATTGGCGCTCTGCGCGTTGCAAAAGCTTACTTTCCAGACCTAGAAACAGTTGAAAATGGAGAGCTATGGAGCGTAAAACTGCCATGCGAAGTGACCCACATTCCATTGTTTGACGCACAATTGGTTCAAAATGAACTGAGCGAAACTATCGGCATAAACACGGACTTAAAGAGCTTATTTATTCATTGGCTGGATGCCGGAAGAAAGCGGAAACTTGCACCGACTCGACTATTTGATGAATCACAATACCTCGAGCAATACCCTGACGTGAAAGAAGCTCAGATGTGGGCATTTGAGCACTTTGTGCTGCATGGCGCCAAAGAGGGGCGCTCACCTAACAGCTCAATTCCCGACTGCGCTCCCTCTCATATTGTAGAAGAAAAGTACCGAAACGCCCTACTTTCAACTAAAGATATTGAATTTTTAAAATCAATAATAGGCTTCTTCCAAAACGAAGAACTCAAAGCAGCAATTAGAGCCAGCAATCCTGAGAGCATTATCAACCTTCTCTCACAGGATGAAAATTTTTCTCTTCTATTCAACCCAAGCGTGTATCGAAAAGCTCTGCTTTCCGAATACCCTGAGCTGCACATCCCCGAAGGCCGGGAATTGTTGCACTGGGTTAGAAACGGACGCAACTTGCCGGTGCGTTTCACTCCGTTCTTCTCACTGAACTACTACCGAGAGAAAAATAGAGATTTAAGCAATCTTTCCGATGAACGTCTTCTACAGCATTATTTTAACCACGGGATACATGAGAACCGCAATGGATCCAGCCTGTTTAACGCTGATAGATATGCTGCCGTAAACAAACTGCCACACAAAACATCTTCAGTCCTCTCAGCGCTAAAAGGCTTGCGAGTGGAAAGCAAGGGCATTGCTACCCAGGCCATCTATATAGATAGCGAAACCAAATTGGAATTACTAGCAGATCTAGAGCAAAAAAATGAGGCCTTAAGCGAAAGATTACTCGCACCTGAAATTCAGGAGCAGCTAAAAAAAGTCGAAGCGTATGAGCCGAGGGTCAACTTTAAAGGCAAAGGACGGAGCATCTTACAACCGATGCTTAACCACCCGGCAAACGATCTTTATTCTGCCGACATGGCAATATTTAAGAGCCTCCCTAAAACTCGCTATAAAGCAATAATGCTCATCCCACACTGCCGAATGAGCGGCGCGGCTCGCGTTTCCGGCGCCCTCGCCCACGTTCTCGCCAAACAGTTTGGTAGTGAAAACCTATGCATCGTTACAACTGATGGTACCACCTTTGAGCACCCAGAATGGTTTCCTACAGATGTAACAATTTTCAACTTTCATGAGCACACGTTACATCTTGCTTCAGATGCAAAGATTCAGGCGCTTATTTTGCTTTTAAGAGGGGTTGATACAAAGTTTATCTATAACGTGAACTCCCGTCTTTGCTGGGAAACACTGCACGCCTACGGAAAACAACTCAAAACCCTATTTTCAATTACTTCCTATCTTTTCTGCTCAGACAGAACCAAATCGGGCCTTAGAACTGGCTACCCCCAAGAGTTCTTCACGCAAACCTTCCCAATTCATGATTGGGTATTTGTCGATAACCAAAAATTGAAAGACGAGATCGTTCAAGATCACCATCTCACTGGGAAATATGCAGATAAAATTCTAGTCCTCCGCACACCTATACACGAAAAAATTGGCGTAGCCACGATTCGGAGTCAGGAAGGTTTAAAAATACGGAACCGTAAGCGACGCGTTTTCTGGGCCGGTCGATTTGACAGGCAAAAGAATTTTAACCTGCTCCTCAAAATTGCTCAGGGGATGCCGGATGTAGAATTCTGGGTTTGGGGGAAAGCAGTCCTAGATACTCCCGACCAGAACTTAGACGAACCGCGAAACATTAAACCAATGGGCGAATATGGAGATTTTTCAGAACTCCCCCTCGAGGTGTGTGATGTTTGGCTTTACACGAGTCTTTGGGATGGAATGCCCACGATAATGCTCGATGTCGCAAGTGCCGGCATCCCTGTAGTAGCCTCCGCCGCGGGCGCTATACCTGAATTACTATCCGAATTCCCTGAGTTCTTGGTGCCGGAACAAGATATCGATGAACCAGCACCCTACATAGAGAAAATACGTTATTTACTTGATCATAATGAATTTGCTTTCGGGAAAGCGGAAGAACTACAGGGTAAAGCCATGGCAGCGTACGAACAGGAGATCTTCTCTCAAGCCGTCGTTGATACATTAAGCGCCGGAGCCTAA
- a CDS encoding glycosyltransferase family A protein, producing MQTYEHEITLIVTAHNEGFLLGATINSLLAAAREAESAGIRCQTIMYLDKADTTTADFAKELAEKLDFDVVETDFGDQGKVRNLACTKVSTDYIAFLDGDDLWSENWIIKAMEIARKSNKYIVHPEMNWFFGGSNNILMKADQEEDSFDPMFLRSGNPWDALCLAHKDAYLSSPYCDRDLNTGFAYEDWHWNCETLGKGYIHKVAKGTIHFKRRREVSQNTQATSRKVLVRDTSILLYPEK from the coding sequence ATGCAGACTTACGAACACGAAATCACTCTCATAGTTACAGCGCACAATGAAGGCTTTCTTCTCGGTGCAACAATCAATAGTCTTTTAGCCGCAGCGCGTGAGGCCGAGTCGGCAGGAATACGCTGCCAGACCATCATGTATCTGGACAAAGCAGACACAACCACCGCTGACTTTGCAAAAGAGCTCGCAGAAAAGTTGGATTTTGATGTTGTAGAGACCGACTTTGGCGACCAAGGAAAGGTAAGAAACCTAGCGTGCACAAAGGTCTCTACAGACTATATTGCTTTCCTCGACGGAGATGACCTGTGGAGTGAAAACTGGATTATTAAAGCCATGGAAATCGCCCGAAAAAGCAACAAGTACATTGTGCACCCAGAAATGAACTGGTTTTTCGGCGGTAGTAACAACATCCTGATGAAAGCCGACCAAGAAGAAGATAGCTTTGACCCGATGTTTTTAAGATCCGGTAACCCCTGGGACGCTCTCTGTTTGGCGCATAAAGATGCCTACTTATCATCCCCGTACTGCGATAGAGATCTCAACACCGGATTCGCGTATGAAGACTGGCACTGGAACTGTGAAACTCTTGGAAAGGGATACATACATAAAGTTGCGAAAGGTACAATCCATTTCAAACGCCGCAGAGAAGTCAGCCAAAATACACAGGCCACTTCAAGAAAGGTATTAGTCAGAGACACCTCGATACTGCTCTACCCAGAAAAATAG
- a CDS encoding phosphoadenosine phosphosulfate reductase family protein — MTKFELEDLCAHLNERFDQRESAVEALSYCNGHFKKPILTSSFGYDSGVTIELCLKTIPQIPIVWIDTGFTHPDTYKYIKQLVLTQKINLKAYSPKYQHAFLTSVMGLDPLASDEHREAFNQMIKVEPLTRAFNELKPDLWITGIRAEETSNRKKLRSFSVAQNTIKFSPILYWTQKDVNEYKSRNSIMSPGNYFDPTKKNERDECGIHLI; from the coding sequence ATGACCAAGTTCGAACTAGAAGACCTGTGCGCGCACCTTAATGAACGCTTCGATCAAAGAGAGTCTGCCGTCGAAGCCCTTAGTTATTGCAACGGGCATTTCAAAAAGCCAATTCTTACTTCAAGTTTTGGCTATGACTCAGGCGTGACGATTGAACTTTGCCTTAAGACTATTCCGCAAATCCCAATTGTCTGGATAGATACCGGGTTTACACATCCGGATACTTACAAGTACATCAAGCAATTAGTCTTGACACAGAAAATCAATTTAAAGGCATACAGCCCCAAATACCAACATGCTTTTCTAACCAGTGTCATGGGGCTGGATCCGTTGGCCAGTGATGAGCATCGAGAAGCGTTCAACCAAATGATTAAAGTTGAACCTCTTACTCGAGCATTCAACGAACTCAAGCCTGACCTCTGGATCACAGGCATCAGAGCAGAGGAAACCAGTAATCGAAAAAAACTTCGAAGCTTTTCGGTTGCACAAAATACAATAAAGTTCTCGCCGATTCTTTATTGGACACAAAAGGACGTTAACGAATACAAGTCTCGCAATTCGATCATGTCACCGGGCAATTATTTTGACCCGACCAAGAAGAATGAACGAGATGAATGTGGCATCCACTTAATTTAG
- a CDS encoding NAD-dependent epimerase/dehydratase family protein, with amino-acid sequence MKKVLVLGGDGFCGWPTALHLSQHGHEVVIVDNLSRRNIDNELGVTSLTPIASIERRLQCWKEETGKTIRFYNIDIAHEYREVLDLITAYEPHAIVHFAEQRAAPYSMKTAKHKIYTVNNNLNATHNVLAAIVESGLDIHLVHLGTMGVYGYGTAGMKIPEGYLTVKMTTDEGEEVEKEILYPVNPGSIYHMTKTQDQLFFAYYNKNDALRVTDLHQGIVWGTNTDETNRHEDLTNRFDYDGDYGTVLNRFVMQAAVGHPLTVHGTGGQTRAFIHIRDTVQCIRLAVENEPAKGEKVRIFNQMTETHRVRDLAKMISDVSGTEFKLMPNPRNEADENDLFVANDCFLQMGLKPTYLSEGLLAEVNEIAKKYESRCDRSKIPCISYWTENQRKNSASQPEVKASVNAEI; translated from the coding sequence ATGAAGAAGGTTTTAGTTTTAGGCGGAGACGGCTTTTGCGGCTGGCCTACAGCACTACACCTCTCGCAACATGGGCACGAGGTTGTTATCGTAGACAATCTATCCCGGAGAAATATCGATAATGAACTCGGTGTTACTTCCCTTACCCCCATTGCGTCTATCGAGCGACGCCTGCAGTGCTGGAAAGAGGAAACCGGAAAAACCATTCGGTTTTATAACATTGATATTGCACATGAGTACCGGGAAGTCCTCGACCTGATTACCGCGTACGAACCCCACGCAATTGTCCACTTTGCAGAACAGCGAGCAGCGCCGTATTCAATGAAGACGGCGAAACACAAAATTTACACCGTCAATAATAATTTAAATGCCACCCATAATGTGCTGGCGGCCATTGTTGAAAGCGGATTGGATATTCACCTTGTTCACCTGGGAACCATGGGTGTATACGGGTACGGCACTGCAGGAATGAAAATTCCAGAAGGATACCTGACCGTAAAAATGACTACCGATGAAGGCGAAGAGGTTGAAAAGGAAATTCTGTACCCGGTAAACCCGGGCAGCATTTACCACATGACCAAAACACAAGATCAGCTGTTTTTTGCCTACTACAATAAGAATGACGCCCTCCGTGTAACCGATCTCCACCAAGGAATTGTCTGGGGCACGAATACCGATGAAACCAATCGCCATGAAGATCTCACCAATCGTTTCGACTACGATGGCGATTATGGCACGGTACTGAACCGCTTTGTTATGCAAGCAGCAGTAGGCCATCCGCTAACCGTGCATGGTACTGGAGGCCAGACACGCGCCTTCATCCATATCCGTGACACCGTTCAGTGTATTCGCCTTGCAGTGGAAAACGAGCCGGCGAAAGGAGAGAAGGTTCGAATTTTCAACCAGATGACCGAGACTCACCGAGTGCGGGATTTGGCGAAAATGATTTCCGATGTTTCTGGCACCGAATTCAAGTTAATGCCGAATCCGCGAAATGAAGCCGATGAGAATGATCTTTTCGTGGCAAATGACTGCTTCCTGCAGATGGGGCTAAAGCCTACCTATCTTTCCGAAGGGCTACTTGCTGAAGTCAACGAGATTGCCAAGAAGTATGAATCACGATGTGATCGATCTAAGATTCCATGTATTTCATATTGGACAGAAAACCAGCGCAAGAATAGCGCAAGCCAACCAGAAGTTAAAGCAAGCGTAAACGCTGAAATTTAA
- a CDS encoding sulfotransferase family 2 domain-containing protein, whose translation MEKLFPRKDEIEWFCHPSPSAKLIYWQNPKVACSSIKKSLWKLEKGQEPENVHIRRESPFPYLSDLGVNAPEYDFFTIVRNPYSRVLSAYLDKIGKGADRHIWWPFCRDFGIPRSTTKEQFNFLSFLKALKSTSPHNLDPHFRPQFHNLLPTIVPYSFIGFLEEQGSVQSFLESKSIPYVHSAPHARNAGNKLLEYYGDEEIALVQSIYSSDFDFFGYSLDIENYSNPGKAIGSLDRQSNTTFVQQYSNFTKLLRNTNISPLAEIYHQITTLENQNEKINTIKKAINENLLEENWSFLKSATSILSSTSNFVILKELLNKSVGVKFDYK comes from the coding sequence ATGGAAAAGCTATTCCCACGAAAAGATGAAATCGAATGGTTCTGTCACCCATCTCCTAGTGCAAAATTGATATACTGGCAGAATCCGAAGGTCGCATGCTCTAGCATTAAAAAATCACTTTGGAAGCTAGAAAAAGGGCAAGAGCCTGAAAATGTTCACATTAGACGAGAGTCGCCATTCCCCTATCTTTCAGATTTAGGAGTAAATGCTCCTGAATACGATTTTTTCACAATTGTACGAAACCCATATAGTCGTGTCCTTTCGGCATATCTCGATAAGATTGGCAAGGGAGCGGATCGACACATTTGGTGGCCGTTTTGCCGTGACTTTGGGATTCCCAGAAGCACCACTAAAGAACAGTTTAATTTTTTAAGTTTTCTGAAAGCGCTAAAGTCAACAAGTCCACACAACCTCGACCCTCATTTTAGGCCCCAGTTCCACAACCTACTACCCACAATCGTACCATATTCATTTATCGGCTTTCTGGAAGAACAGGGATCCGTCCAAAGCTTCTTGGAGTCTAAGTCAATCCCATATGTCCATAGCGCCCCACATGCCCGCAACGCGGGAAATAAGCTATTAGAGTACTACGGAGACGAAGAGATCGCACTAGTACAAAGTATCTATTCTAGTGATTTTGATTTTTTTGGATACTCTCTAGATATAGAAAATTATTCAAATCCAGGAAAGGCTATTGGCTCGCTCGACCGCCAAAGCAACACCACGTTTGTACAGCAATATTCGAATTTCACAAAATTGCTACGAAATACTAACATCAGCCCACTCGCAGAGATTTATCACCAAATAACGACATTAGAAAACCAAAATGAGAAAATAAATACAATCAAAAAAGCCATCAATGAGAATTTACTGGAAGAAAACTGGAGTTTCCTGAAGTCTGCAACATCTATATTGAGCAGCACATCTAACTTCGTGATACTGAAAGAGCTCCTCAATAAAAGTGTTGGAGTGAAGTTCGATTACAAATAG